Proteins from a genomic interval of Rosa chinensis cultivar Old Blush chromosome 2, RchiOBHm-V2, whole genome shotgun sequence:
- the LOC112183318 gene encoding probable cinnamyl alcohol dehydrogenase 1 produces the protein MSSEICSAKGNGNCLGWAARDASGVLSPYKFNRRDVQGDDVSIKITHCGVCYADILWPRNKHGDATYPMVPGHEMAGIVQEVGPNVHRFKVGDHVGVGTYTNSCRDCEHCNDGQEVYCNRRVRTYNNLDYDGTLTYGGFSTFTVVHERYCFKIPEDYPLASAAPLLCAGITVYSPMMDHKMNQPGKSLGVIGLGGLGHMAVKFGKAFGLNVTVFSTSMSKKDEAFTVLGADNFVVSSDQDQMTALAKSLDFIIDTASGDHPFDEYMSLLKTAGVLVLVAAPSEIKLSPISLIMGKKSITGSGTGGTKLIQEMIDFCAAHKIYPNIEVVPIQYVNEALERIIKKDVKYRFVIDIENSLK, from the exons ATGAGCTCCGAAATTTGTAGCGCAAAGGGAAATGGGAACTGCTTGGGATGGGCTGCGAGGGATGCTTCTGGAGTCCTATCACCTTACAAGTTTAACCGAAG GGATGTTCAAGGCGATGACGTTTCGATAAAGATTACACATTGCGGAGTATGTTATGCTGACATTCTTTGGCCAAGGAACAAACATGGAGATGCAACTTATCCTATGGTGCCTGG aCATGAGATGGCTGGCATTGTTCAAGAGGTTGGTCCAAATGTTCATCGCTTCAAAGTTGGCGACCATGTTGGAGTTGGAACTTATACTAATTCATGTCGAGATTGCGAGCATTGTAACGATGGCCAAGAAGTTTACTGTAATCGAAGAGTAAGAACTTATAACAATCTTGATTACGATGGTACACTCACATATGGAGGATTCTCCACTTTCACTGTTGTCCATGAAAG GTACTGCTTTAAAATACCAGAAGATTATCCATTGGCTTCAGCAGCACCACTGCTTTGTGCTGGTATTACTGTTTACTCTCCCATGATGGACCATAAGATGAACCAACCCGGGAAATCCCTAGGCGTGATCGGCCTTGGCGGTCTTGGTCACATGGCTGTGAAATTCGGCAAGGCTTTCGGACTCAATGTCACCGTTTTCAGCACAAGCATGTCGAAGAAAGATGAAGCTTTTACTGTGCTTGGGGCAGACAACTTCGTAGTCTCGTCTGATCAAGACCAAATGACG GCACTAGCTAAGTCACTTGACTTTATCATTGACACAGCATCTGGTGATCACCCATTCGACGAGTACATGTCACTACTGAAGACTGCTGGTGTTCTAGTCCTCGTGGCTGCCCCAAGTGAAATCAAATTGAGCCCTATAAGCCTTATTATGG GCAAGAAATCAATTACCGGTAGTGGAACAGGTGGTACAAAACTGATTCAAGAAATGATAGACTTCTGTGCTGCTCACAAAATATATCCAAACATAGAAGTTGTTCCAATTCAGTATGTGAATGAAGCTCTTGAGCGAATCATAAAAAAGGATGTTAAGTACCGATTTGTGATAGATATTGAAAATTCCTTGAAATGA